A window of the Yersinia rochesterensis genome harbors these coding sequences:
- a CDS encoding mannitol-1-phosphate 5-dehydrogenase — translation MKALHFGAGNIGRGFIGKLLADAGAQLTFADVNQPLLDELNKRKSYQVNVVGEQARVEEVKNVSAVNSGSPEVVALIADADIVTTAVGPQILARIASTVAQGLVARHQQGNTRPLNIIACENMVRGTSQLKQHVFAVLPESEQAWVEQHVGFVDSAVDRIVPPSEAGSTDILAVTVETFSEWIVDGTQFKGQPPQIAGMELTDNLMAFVERKLFTLNTGHAITAYLGQLAGHQTIRDAILDSAVRQTVKGAMEESGAVLIKRYAFDPQKHAAYIEKILSRFENPYLHDDVERVGRQPLRKLSAGDRLIKPLLGTLEYQLPHNNLVTGIAAAMSYRSEQDPQAQELVELLAKLGPKATLAQISGLPADSEVVEQAVSVYNAMQDKLAH, via the coding sequence ATGAAAGCATTACATTTTGGCGCGGGTAATATTGGCCGGGGCTTCATTGGTAAACTTCTTGCTGATGCCGGTGCACAACTCACTTTCGCCGATGTGAACCAGCCGTTGTTGGATGAACTGAATAAGCGTAAGAGTTATCAGGTTAATGTGGTGGGTGAGCAAGCCCGTGTTGAAGAAGTGAAAAATGTTAGCGCAGTGAACAGTGGTAGCCCGGAAGTGGTGGCACTGATTGCTGATGCTGATATTGTCACTACCGCTGTTGGCCCACAAATTTTGGCCCGCATCGCCAGCACCGTGGCGCAAGGTTTGGTGGCCCGTCATCAACAAGGTAATACCCGCCCACTGAATATTATTGCTTGTGAGAATATGGTGCGCGGCACTAGCCAGTTAAAACAGCATGTGTTTGCCGTCTTGCCAGAAAGTGAGCAAGCGTGGGTTGAGCAACATGTTGGTTTTGTTGATTCTGCGGTAGACCGGATTGTGCCGCCATCAGAAGCGGGCAGCACTGATATTCTGGCCGTGACAGTAGAAACATTCAGCGAGTGGATTGTTGATGGTACCCAATTTAAAGGGCAGCCGCCGCAAATCGCCGGTATGGAACTGACGGATAACCTGATGGCCTTTGTGGAGCGCAAACTCTTCACGCTGAACACCGGGCATGCCATTACCGCCTATTTGGGCCAGCTTGCTGGTCACCAAACCATTCGTGATGCCATCCTTGACTCAGCCGTTCGCCAGACAGTGAAAGGTGCGATGGAAGAGAGTGGTGCGGTGCTGATTAAGCGCTATGCGTTTGATCCACAGAAACACGCCGCTTATATCGAAAAAATTCTCTCCCGTTTTGAAAACCCTTACCTGCATGACGATGTTGAGCGCGTTGGCCGTCAGCCACTGCGTAAACTGAGTGCCGGTGACCGGTTGATCAAACCGCTGTTGGGGACTTTGGAATATCAGTTGCCACATAATAACCTGGTGACCGGCATTGCCGCGGCCATGAGCTACCGCAGTGAGCAAGACCCGCAAGCGCAGGAACTGGTTGAATTACTGGCTAAGTTAGGGCCGAAAGCCACTCTTGCTCAAATTTCCGGGCTGCCAGCTGATAGCGAGGTTGTGGAACAGGCGGTGAGTGTGTATAACGCCATGCAGGACAAGCTGGCGCACTGA
- a CDS encoding PTS mannitol transporter subunit IICBA codes for MFSPDAKVRIQNFGRFLSNMVMPNIGAFIAWGIITALFIPTGWLPNETLAKLVGPMITFLLPLLIGFTGGRLVGGDRGGVVGAITTMGVIVGADMPMFLGAMIAGPLGGWAIKHFDRWVEGKIKSGFEMLVNNFSAGIIGMLLAILAFMAIGPLVEVLSKALAAGVHIMVQNNLLPLTSIFVEPAKILFLNNAINHGIFSPLGIQQATETGKSIFFLIEANPGPGLGVLMAYMFFGKGNAKQSAGGAAIIHFFGGIHEIYFPYVLMNPRLLLAVILGGMTGVFTLTLLNGGLVSPASPGSILAVLAMTPKGAYFANIAAVAAAFAVSFVVSAILLKTSKAKDEEEDSLEDATRRMQDMKAQSKGAQAANAAAAAGDLSTVRKIIVACDAGMGSSAMGAGVLRKKVQDAGLKYISVTNCAINNLPEDVDLVITHRDLTERAMRHAPQAQHISLTNFLDSQLYTNLTVRLVEVSNATATTQKVIETLDDSFEPSEANLFKLSAENIFLNQHATNKEQAIRFAGEQLVKGGYVEPEYVEAMLEREKLTSTYLGESIAVPHGTIEAKDRVLKTGVVFCQYPEGVRFGEEEDEVARLVIGIAARNNEHIHVITSLTNALDDDSVIERLSKTTSVQEVLDLLGGKKSA; via the coding sequence ATGTTTTCACCAGATGCAAAGGTCAGAATTCAAAATTTTGGCCGATTCCTCAGTAACATGGTCATGCCCAACATCGGCGCATTTATCGCCTGGGGTATTATCACCGCACTGTTTATCCCAACGGGTTGGCTGCCGAATGAAACGCTAGCCAAATTAGTTGGCCCGATGATCACCTTCCTGTTACCACTGCTGATCGGTTTTACCGGTGGTCGCTTGGTTGGTGGTGACCGTGGTGGTGTGGTGGGTGCTATCACCACCATGGGGGTTATCGTTGGTGCTGATATGCCAATGTTCCTCGGTGCGATGATTGCAGGCCCATTGGGTGGCTGGGCAATCAAACACTTTGACCGCTGGGTTGAAGGTAAAATCAAAAGCGGCTTTGAGATGCTGGTTAACAACTTCTCAGCCGGTATTATCGGGATGTTGCTGGCTATTCTAGCCTTTATGGCGATTGGCCCATTGGTAGAAGTGTTGTCTAAAGCACTGGCTGCTGGCGTGCACATCATGGTGCAGAATAACCTGCTGCCACTGACGTCAATCTTTGTTGAACCAGCCAAAATCCTGTTCCTGAATAACGCTATCAACCACGGTATCTTCTCACCGCTGGGTATCCAGCAGGCGACTGAAACCGGTAAGTCTATCTTCTTCCTGATTGAAGCTAACCCAGGCCCAGGTTTGGGTGTGTTGATGGCTTATATGTTCTTCGGCAAAGGTAACGCCAAGCAATCTGCTGGCGGCGCGGCTATCATCCACTTCTTTGGTGGTATCCACGAAATCTATTTCCCATACGTTTTGATGAACCCACGCTTATTGCTGGCGGTGATTCTGGGCGGTATGACTGGCGTGTTTACTCTGACCCTGCTGAATGGCGGTCTGGTATCTCCAGCTTCTCCAGGCTCTATCCTGGCAGTATTGGCGATGACACCAAAAGGTGCTTACTTTGCCAACATTGCTGCGGTTGCTGCTGCGTTTGCGGTGTCCTTCGTCGTATCAGCTATCTTGCTGAAAACGTCTAAAGCTAAAGACGAAGAAGAAGACAGCCTGGAAGACGCGACTCGCCGTATGCAAGACATGAAAGCGCAATCTAAAGGCGCACAAGCAGCCAATGCAGCTGCTGCTGCGGGCGACTTGAGCACGGTGCGGAAAATCATTGTCGCCTGTGATGCTGGTATGGGTTCCAGTGCGATGGGTGCTGGTGTGTTGCGTAAGAAAGTGCAAGATGCGGGCTTGAAGTACATCTCGGTCACGAACTGCGCCATCAACAACCTGCCGGAAGATGTTGATTTAGTTATCACGCACCGTGATTTGACTGAGCGAGCAATGCGTCATGCACCGCAAGCACAGCATATTTCGCTGACTAACTTCCTCGACAGCCAGTTGTATACCAACCTGACGGTACGTTTAGTCGAAGTGAGTAACGCGACCGCGACCACACAAAAAGTGATTGAAACGCTGGATGATAGCTTTGAGCCATCAGAAGCCAACCTGTTCAAACTGAGTGCGGAGAATATCTTCCTCAATCAACATGCTACGAACAAAGAGCAAGCCATTCGCTTCGCCGGTGAGCAGTTGGTAAAAGGCGGTTATGTCGAGCCAGAATATGTTGAAGCGATGTTGGAACGTGAAAAACTGACTTCCACCTATCTGGGCGAATCTATCGCCGTGCCACACGGCACTATCGAAGCAAAAGACCGTGTGCTGAAGACTGGTGTGGTGTTCTGCCAATACCCTGAAGGTGTGCGCTTTGGCGAAGAAGAAGATGAAGTGGCTCGCTTGGTGATTGGTATTGCCGCCCGTAACAATGAGCATATTCATGTCATTACCAGTCTGACCAACGCGCTGGACGATGATTCTGTCATTGAGCGTTTAAGCAAAACCACCAGTGTGCAAGAAGTCTTGGATTTGCTCGGCGGTAAAAAATCCGCTTGA
- a CDS encoding DUF3053 domain-containing protein has product MTFALNTTRYSRWLAPFLALLVVFQLTACGDKEPEQRKAFIDYLQNTVMRSGMKLPTLSEDQKQKFGPYVSDYAILVTFSQQLSKSVDASLSPAIAQINEIRMAQDYLNKRDALQQSAGVLNLLVQQIRTAKTQADAAVAALKQPDDLKVVFNKAFDNIVTQPTNVLIPAVPVVSAFVQDLAQVGDFLQQQGTQVTFNNGGVQFQTAQQAAQYNAMMANLVAKYPAMMAAQKSVMSVIQ; this is encoded by the coding sequence ATGACTTTTGCACTGAATACGACCCGATATTCACGTTGGTTAGCGCCTTTTCTGGCGTTGCTGGTGGTGTTCCAATTGACCGCCTGCGGGGATAAAGAGCCAGAGCAACGTAAGGCTTTTATTGATTATCTGCAAAATACAGTGATGCGCAGTGGGATGAAACTGCCAACGCTGAGTGAAGATCAAAAACAGAAGTTTGGCCCTTATGTCAGTGATTATGCGATTTTAGTGACTTTTTCTCAGCAACTCAGTAAATCTGTGGATGCTAGCCTGAGCCCCGCGATTGCGCAAATCAATGAGATTCGTATGGCGCAGGATTATCTTAATAAGCGTGATGCATTGCAGCAGTCAGCGGGTGTGTTGAATCTGTTAGTACAGCAGATTCGTACCGCCAAAACACAGGCAGATGCCGCTGTAGCCGCATTGAAGCAGCCAGATGATTTGAAAGTCGTTTTCAATAAAGCTTTTGATAATATTGTGACTCAACCTACTAATGTGCTGATTCCGGCTGTTCCAGTTGTTTCTGCCTTTGTGCAGGATCTGGCGCAGGTTGGGGATTTCCTGCAACAGCAGGGGACTCAAGTGACCTTTAATAATGGTGGTGTTCAGTTCCAGACTGCGCAACAAGCGGCACAATACAACGCGATGATGGCTAATTTGGTCGCCAAGTACCCGGCGATGATGGCGGCACAGAAGAGTGTCATGAGTGTTATTCAGTGA
- the glyS gene encoding glycine--tRNA ligase subunit beta, whose protein sequence is MTQQTFLVEIGTEELPPKALRSLAESFAANFTAELDSANLPHGEVVWYAAPRRLAVKVANLSAAQADREVEKRGPAIAQAFDAEGKPSKAAEGWARGCGITVERAERLVTDKGEWLLYRAHVKGQSAQLLLAGMVTTALSKLPIPKLMRWGDKETQFVRPVHTVTMLLGSEVIPGTVLGIDSDRVIRGHRFMGESEFALDNADQYPQVLLERGKVIADYELRKTIIKRDAELAAQKIGGIADLSESLLEEVASLVEWPVVLTAKFEEKFLAVPAEALVYTMKGDQKYFPVYDTAGNLLPNFIFVANIESKDPQQIISGNEKVVRPRLADAEFFFNTDRKKRLEDNLPRLETVLFQQQLGTLRDKTDRIQALAGWVAAQIGADVNHATRAGLLSKCDLMTNMVFEFTDTQGVMGMHYARHDGEAEDVAVALNEQYQPRFAGDDLPSNPVACALAIADKMDTLAGIFGIGQHPKGDKDPFALRRAALGVLRIIVEKNLPLDLQTLTEEAVSLYGSKLTNTKVVDEVIEFMLGRFRAWYQDEGHSVDTIQAVLARRPTKPADFDARVKAVTYFRTLDAAAALAAANKRVSNILAKSTDTLNDHVRASVLKEPAELKLATHLVVLRDKLEPVFAAGQYQEALVELAALRETVDEFFDSVMVMAEDDAVRVNRLTLLSKLRELFLQVADISLLQ, encoded by the coding sequence ATGACTCAACAGACTTTCCTGGTGGAAATCGGCACGGAAGAGCTGCCGCCGAAGGCTCTTCGTTCTCTGGCCGAATCTTTTGCTGCCAATTTTACGGCTGAACTCGATAGCGCCAACTTGCCACACGGCGAAGTTGTTTGGTATGCCGCGCCGCGCCGTTTGGCGGTAAAAGTCGCTAATTTAAGTGCTGCTCAGGCTGATCGTGAAGTTGAAAAACGCGGCCCAGCAATTGCGCAAGCATTTGATGCTGAAGGTAAACCAAGCAAAGCGGCCGAAGGATGGGCGCGTGGCTGTGGTATTACTGTGGAGAGGGCGGAGCGTCTGGTCACTGATAAAGGCGAATGGCTGCTGTATCGCGCCCATGTAAAAGGGCAATCAGCACAATTATTGCTGGCGGGGATGGTGACAACCGCGCTGAGTAAATTGCCAATTCCTAAATTGATGCGCTGGGGTGATAAAGAAACCCAATTCGTTCGCCCGGTTCATACCGTGACCATGCTGTTAGGTTCTGAAGTGATTCCTGGCACCGTGTTGGGTATTGATTCAGACCGCGTTATTCGTGGTCACCGTTTTATGGGTGAATCTGAGTTTGCGCTCGATAATGCTGACCAATACCCGCAAGTCTTGCTGGAGCGCGGTAAAGTCATTGCTGATTATGAATTGCGCAAAACTATCATTAAGCGTGATGCAGAATTGGCGGCACAAAAGATTGGCGGTATTGCTGATCTGAGTGAAAGCCTGCTGGAAGAAGTGGCGTCACTGGTGGAATGGCCGGTGGTATTGACTGCCAAGTTTGAAGAGAAATTCCTGGCAGTTCCTGCGGAAGCACTGGTTTACACCATGAAGGGTGACCAGAAATATTTCCCGGTTTACGACACTGCCGGTAATTTGCTGCCAAACTTTATCTTTGTTGCCAACATTGAATCGAAAGATCCTCAGCAGATTATTTCGGGTAACGAGAAAGTGGTACGCCCACGCCTGGCAGATGCCGAGTTCTTCTTTAATACCGACCGTAAAAAACGCCTTGAAGACAATCTACCGCGTCTGGAAACCGTGCTGTTCCAACAGCAATTGGGCACCTTGCGCGATAAAACGGATCGTATTCAAGCGCTGGCCGGTTGGGTTGCAGCGCAAATTGGTGCTGATGTTAACCATGCCACGCGCGCCGGTTTGCTGTCCAAGTGCGACCTGATGACCAATATGGTGTTCGAATTCACTGACACCCAAGGTGTGATGGGGATGCATTACGCCCGTCACGATGGTGAAGCTGAAGACGTTGCGGTTGCGCTGAATGAGCAATATCAGCCACGTTTTGCGGGCGATGATTTGCCGTCAAATCCGGTTGCTTGTGCATTGGCTATTGCCGATAAAATGGACACGCTGGCGGGGATTTTCGGTATCGGTCAACATCCGAAAGGCGATAAAGACCCATTCGCTCTGCGCCGCGCGGCGTTGGGTGTATTGCGTATTATCGTTGAGAAGAATTTGCCGCTGGACCTGCAAACGCTGACCGAAGAGGCCGTGAGCCTATATGGTAGCAAGCTAACCAACACCAAAGTGGTCGACGAAGTGATTGAGTTCATGCTGGGCCGCTTCCGCGCCTGGTATCAGGATGAAGGTCATAGCGTCGATACCATTCAGGCGGTATTGGCTCGTCGACCAACCAAACCGGCTGATTTTGATGCTCGGGTGAAAGCGGTAACCTATTTCCGCACACTGGATGCCGCCGCCGCATTGGCTGCCGCGAATAAGCGTGTGTCAAATATTCTGGCAAAATCCACTGATACCCTGAATGACCATGTTCGTGCTTCGGTGTTAAAAGAACCGGCGGAGCTGAAACTGGCCACTCATTTGGTGGTATTGCGCGATAAGCTGGAGCCAGTATTTGCTGCGGGTCAATACCAGGAAGCACTGGTTGAACTGGCAGCGTTGCGGGAAACCGTCGATGAGTTCTTTGATAGTGTGATGGTGATGGCCGAAGACGATGCTGTGCGAGTTAACCGCCTGACGTTGTTGAGCAAATTACGCGAGCTGTTCTTACAGGTTGCTGATATTTCGCTGTTGCAGTAA
- the glyQ gene encoding glycine--tRNA ligase subunit alpha gives MQKFDTKTFQGLILTLQDYWARQGCTIVQPLDMEVGAGTSHPMTCLRALGPEPIAAAYVQPSRRPTDGRYGENPNRLQHYYQFQVIIKPSPDNIQELYLGSLKELGLDPLIHDIRFVEDNWENPTLGAWGLGWEVWLNGMEVTQFTYFQQVGGLECKPVTGEITYGLERLAMYIQGVDSVYDLIWCDGPLGTTTYGDIYHQNEVEQSTYNFEYADVDFLFSCFEQYEKEAQSLLALETPLPLPAYERILKAGHTFNLLDARKAISVTERQRYILRIRTLTKAVAEAYYASREALGFPMCKKNQN, from the coding sequence ATGCAAAAGTTTGATACCAAGACCTTTCAGGGCCTGATCCTGACGTTACAGGACTATTGGGCGCGCCAAGGCTGCACCATTGTTCAACCACTGGACATGGAAGTCGGCGCGGGTACCTCCCACCCAATGACCTGCCTGCGTGCACTTGGCCCAGAGCCAATCGCTGCCGCTTATGTACAACCTTCACGCCGCCCGACCGATGGTCGCTACGGTGAGAACCCGAACCGCCTGCAACACTATTATCAGTTCCAGGTGATTATCAAACCTTCACCAGACAACATTCAGGAACTCTATTTAGGTTCATTGAAAGAGCTGGGCCTTGACCCGTTGATCCACGACATTCGCTTTGTCGAAGATAACTGGGAGAACCCAACTCTGGGTGCTTGGGGTCTGGGCTGGGAAGTGTGGCTGAACGGCATGGAAGTCACTCAGTTCACTTACTTCCAGCAAGTGGGCGGTTTGGAATGTAAACCGGTTACTGGCGAAATTACTTATGGTCTGGAACGTCTCGCCATGTACATTCAGGGCGTTGACAGCGTTTATGACCTGATTTGGTGTGACGGCCCGCTGGGGACTACCACTTACGGCGATATTTATCATCAGAATGAAGTGGAGCAATCCACCTATAACTTTGAATACGCCGATGTGGACTTCCTGTTCTCCTGCTTTGAACAGTATGAGAAAGAAGCTCAGTCACTGCTGGCGCTGGAAACCCCACTGCCGCTGCCTGCCTATGAACGCATTCTGAAAGCTGGCCACACCTTTAACTTGCTCGACGCCCGTAAAGCCATCTCGGTGACTGAGCGTCAGCGTTATATTCTGCGCATTCGTACGCTGACCAAAGCGGTCGCCGAAGCTTATTATGCTTCTCGCGAGGCATTGGGCTTCCCTATGTGCAAAAAGAATCAGAACTAA